TCCTGATAAAAGTTGAACAGCAATTTGCAATCCTTATTTTAAAGCCTCCAGAACAAGATGGTAGTCCAAAATAATGGACTAGAATCAAACATTATTTTGGAATGAACAGGAACTGTGAGCCATACCTTGGTGTGCATAGTTGTGTGTCATAGCTTGGTGCAAAGGGTTGCATATGTGTAAGAATCTAAGCCAGAGCACTCTGTTCCTAAATGGCATGCTAAATAGTTGCTCAGGTCAGGAGACCTAAGCTTGGTTGAGCTTGTGGGcttttttggaattttgaggaaAGATAAatcttgaaaaaagaaaaaaaaaagagcaacagGCAAACTAATATGACAATGTGGCTGAATTTCCAGAAACTGTTCTCTTCTGGAAAAGAGATCTTACCTCTTTTAAGCCACTAAAAGGACCAAGAGCTGAGACAGTATTTCCTTGAACCATGATGTAGCAGTCTGTTAAGAGTTCCAGAGCCTACATCAGAACAAAATATAGTAGATATTTCAATTTCTAATTCTTGAAAGTGAGGCCTTGAGGATTACTAAATTTATGAAGTGCCCACCTTGAGAGTAGAACCATTGGGACCAATAagtctttgtcttctttttataAATCTATCTCTGTTTCTCACCAGGGTTCCTATTTTAATGATGTCACATGCAGTGTTATCCTCAAGAATACGTACAGCCTGTGAAAAATCAGTCAGTTTAAAACAACTGGAAATATAGGCAAGACAAATACTGAAATGATTTTTATAGCAATAAGAAACTATTCTGTGAAATATATTCTAAATCAAATAAATCTGCCAGTagcattgtttttatatatacagGTAATAAATGCAGGTATGTATTTCTGATCTTCTTTAATTTACATGTCAGActtaaaacaagaaaataaaaccCAAGCAATGTAAGAAGGCACAGAATAGTAACTAAACAAACCTGCTCAAATGGAACACTTCTTGCTAAAAGTTTTATTAAGTCTCTGGCTCTGATGATTATATATGGGTCAAAGGTTTTCTTTGTTGTGCTGACAGTCATGCTTCCTTCAATTAAGTCTAAAGCTGCATTTATATGCTGTAACAAAAAGAGACAAAGAGTGAGAGAGAGCAATTAATGGTTTACTCAGAAACAAGAATGGCCTCTAAACAGACATAACCATTATGCACTAGACAATTTTTTACAGGCAGAATACATCTTGAATACAGGAGGTAGGTGCCCAGCTCTGGTTGGCTGTTCACCCCCTCTATGTTGGCCATGCCACCCTCCTGACCACCGAGGGGAGCCTGAGGATGGCCAGCACTGTGCTCTGCCACTACCACGCTGTTCTTCCTGACTGCTGAGGTAGGGTAGTGAGGCCCTTCACCTGTGTTccacagccaaccccccccccttccccagcctcaTGGCTGTCAGGAGAAGGCTGGCCTTGTATGCTCTGGTTTCTCTGCTTTTCCTCGCCTCCTCATTGCTAGCAGAGGGAGGGGAAGCCCAGCTGGCCATTCCTCCCTGGTGCCCATGCAGCTCTTCCTGCTTTCCTAGCTGCCAGGCCAAGGTGGGGAAAGACTCTTGAATGACCTCCATGGCATCCACACTGCTCTTCCTAGctgtgggggttgggtggggaggTCCCTCAACAGGCTCTCAGTCTGTTTTTAAAACTGACCTTTCTACTAGTGAATATATAGTTTCAGAATTCTCTTCCAAGATATAAACCAACTGCAGCATACTTCATCCTTCCCGCAGCAATCTGGAAATTTTACCCTTATTCTTTATGAACCTCTAGAGATATACTTACATGTTCATTCAATGCTTTCTGGACCAATGGCCAACATTCTTTCAAGTAAGCTTCTCTGTATTTTGGAAAGAGTGTGGCAAAGCTGCTTTCTTCCAGAAGACATCTAGGATTATCTTCCCTTGTGAAGGGTGGCTCTTTCCAACCATCAGGAACAGTGAGAAGTTCCGATTCATCTGTTATGAAcacacagcttttaaaaaaaccatAATACTATTTCCTACTTGAACAAAAACAAGGATGTGTGTTCCTAAAATCAGTGGGGTTTACTTCTGAGGGaaaacagaatgcaaaaatagcaatTTAGCAAAGTGAATACATTCTGCTCAATTGTGAAACCATCAACTTCCTGAGCAGACATGTCTATAAAAGAATTGTTCAAACAGGCATTGGAAGGTCCAGGAGTGAATTCAGGAACTACAAACAGACCAACTATCAACATGCAGGAGCATAGCCCAGAATACTAGCTGCCCCAAAGAAGCGTGATGCCCTGAGCAGAGTATCAAAAGCAGGCACTCCTCAGACCCCTCCTCAACTATGCACCAACCACTATCTTAGTCtaacaggtagggttgccaatttccggGTGTGTCCTGGAATTTCTCCAGGTTTAAAATGACCCAGAAGGTACAGAGATCCGTTTCCCCTGGAGACAACAGTAGCTTCAGGATAAGTTTGTGTGGAGTCGATAATATCACATCGCTGTTGAGCGGCTTCCACTCACCAAGCCCCACTCTTCCCTGGCTTGTCCCCAAGCctgcagaagtttcccaacccagagctctaCGCTTTATTCAGAGGGCTGTTGCAAGGATTCCAAGGGAAAAGGTGAACCGCACGTGCAACCCTGAACTCCTGAGAGGAACGGACGGAACAACACGCAGGCAGGCTCAGATCACAGGCGGGGCAGGGGCGCCAGCTATTTACCTTTTCGAGCTTTCTTGTTCCGGGGGGTCTTGAACCCCTTGGGAACCTCAACCTCCTCGGGATCAGCCATGCTGCTCTCCCTTCAGCCCGCCGCGGAACCTCCCCTCCAAGCAATGCCCGGAGACGCCGGTGCTGGGCTACGGCACGCAAAGCACACTGGGAAACGAAGTCTTCTCTTGGCGGTAACGCTGCGGTCAA
Above is a window of Paroedura picta isolate Pp20150507F chromosome 5, Ppicta_v3.0, whole genome shotgun sequence DNA encoding:
- the KRR1 gene encoding KRR1 small subunit processome component homolog isoform X1, with translation MADPEEVEVPKGFKTPRNKKARKDESELLTVPDGWKEPPFTREDNPRCLLEESSFATLFPKYREAYLKECWPLVQKALNEHHINAALDLIEGSMTVSTTKKTFDPYIIIRARDLIKLLARSVPFEQAVRILEDNTACDIIKIGTLVRNRDRFIKRRQRLIGPNGSTLKALELLTDCYIMVQGNTVSALGPFSGLKEVRKVVLDTMKNIHPIYNIKTLMIKRELLKDPELRKQNWDRFLPKFKHKNLNKRKEPKKKTVKKEYTPFPPPQPESQIDKELASGEYFLKESQKKRKRVEEIKAKQAEAVSRKQEERNKAFIPPKEKPVVKPKKASAETKIDLEAIKEKVKRAKKKKLGALPVEEVKLKIAMGEKKKK